A segment of the Desulfofundulus kuznetsovii DSM 6115 genome:
TCCTGATTTTGAGGTGGAACTTGTACGGGAAAAGGTAAGCAGTCCCCCGGTTGAAGGGGAAATGCTTCCTGGGAATATCGGCTACGTGAGAGTGCATGTTTTTGGTTCCAGGACGGCTGAGGAATTTGGTGTCCTGATGCAGGAATTCCGGGCCAGGGGAATCAAGGGAATGATCCTGGATTTGCGCAATGATCCGGGGGGCTACCTGCAGGCGGCCGTTGATCTGGCCGGTTATTTCTTGCCGGCCGGTCAGGTGGTAGTCACCACGCTGGACAGGAATAATCACAAAGAAGTGTATTATACTGCCGGTAAAACTCCCGCCCTTGATCTGCCCCTGGTGGTTCTGGTCAACGATACAAGCGCCAGTTCCGCCGAAGTCCTGGCCGCAGCATTGCAGGACTACCGGCGGGCGGTGCTGGTGGGTGACCGTACCTACGGCAAGGGAGTTGTCCAGGCCATCATTCCCCTGGAAACAGGAGGCGCACTGAAATTAACCATTGCCCGTTATCTAACCCCGGCCGGCAGGTCTATTGACGGCCGAGGCATTGAGCCCGACCGGTGGGTTTCCACGCCATCCCTGCAACTGGTGGCTGCCCGGCAGGAATTGCAGCCCCACTCACCGCGCAGTATAGTATTTAATTTTTCGGGCACCGGTGTTATAGTTAGCGGGGAAAAGATAGGCGATTTTATATCACCCCTGATTCGGGCCGGGGAAATTTATGTTCCCCTGCGTTTTACCCTGGAGGCTCTGGGGTTCAGCGTCCACTGGCACCGCGAAGGTCATAAGGTTTTAGCCCGTGCCGGTGACCGAGAGCTTATTCTGGACGTGGACATGAAAACGGCCATAATCGGGGGACAAAAGGTGGGATTGGGATCTCTCATGATCCGGGGAGGGAGTATGTACCTGCCGGTTTCCCTTTTTTCCCGGTTGGGAGTAAA
Coding sequences within it:
- a CDS encoding S41 family peptidase translates to MALLFFLPVFPAGAGDDLERAAAAVTEVMDYVYHYHIARPGVDQLVEGAINGLLNSVGDPYTEYFTAEDLDNFTGSLEGNFAGIGVELEGWPPYPQVARVLRNSPAYRAGIREKDLIIRVNGEDTAGLTLSQVVEKIRGPAGSRVQLTIRRRGVPDFEVELVREKVSSPPVEGEMLPGNIGYVRVHVFGSRTAEEFGVLMQEFRARGIKGMILDLRNDPGGYLQAAVDLAGYFLPAGQVVVTTLDRNNHKEVYYTAGKTPALDLPLVVLVNDTSASSAEVLAAALQDYRRAVLVGDRTYGKGVVQAIIPLETGGALKLTIARYLTPAGRSIDGRGIEPDRWVSTPSLQLVAARQELQPHSPRSIVFNFSGTGVIVSGEKIGDFISPLIRAGEIYVPLRFTLEALGFSVHWHREGHKVLARAGDRELILDVDMKTAIIGGQKVGLGSLMIRGGSMYLPVSLFSRLGVKVEREGEQLKLELLPVKQE